The nucleotide window TTTTTGTTCTACAGGTTGTATGTTTTCGGTTTTGTTCATATTCTCCACTTGTTGTGGGATGAACATCATATAAGCAAAATATCCTAATAGGAATACAACTACCACAATGATAATGGCTATCATTGGGCCTTTGTTGGTTTCGCTGTCTGCTTTCGGAATGTCTGATCTCATAGTTTGGATTTTTTTAATCTATTGCAAAACTAGTGCCTGATTGTTATTTAAATAATTTTCAAATTATTAATTTGTCATCTGTAAAAATTACGAGGTGTAATTGGCTAAATTATATGTTTTTTAAAATTAACCCTCTATATTTGCAGGGTTAAAAATTAAATTTATTAAAATGAAAATAGAGAAACGCTGGATTATTTCTTTTGTTGTCATAAGTATTATTGCAATTGCAGCACTTTTCTGGCCAGAACAGACGTCTTTGCCATTACCGGGAACTTTTCTGGGTGAAGACAGTATTGTAGGAGCCGATGTTGCTTGGATTTTAGCTTCCTCCGGTTTGGTTTTATTAATGACACCCGGACTTTCATTTTTCTATGGCGGAATGGTCGGGAAAAAGAATATGATCTCTACAATGCTTCAAAGTTTTATTGCCTTGGGTGTGATCAGTATTTTGTGGGTTGTAGTTGGTTTCAGTTTGTCATTTGGAGAATCTATTGGAATCACGATCGATGGCGAACATTATGGTTTGATAGGAAATCCAACCACATATCTATTTTTCAACAATGTGGGTGTTTTGCCACACAGCAAGATGGCTTCTACTGTTCCTTTTATTCTGTTTGCTTTATTTCAAATGAAATTTGCCGTCATCACACCAGCTTTGATCACGGGTTCTTTTGCAGAACGCGTCAGATTTATTTCCTACTTGTTGTTTATGGTTTTATTTAGTTTGATCATCTATACGCCGCTTTGTCATATGGTTTGGCATCCAGACGGTTTGTTGAACAAATATTTTGGAGTGAAGGATTTTGCGGGAGGAACAGTCGTTCATATGAGCGCAGGATTCGCTGCTTTGGCTGGCGCAATGATGATTGGCAAAAGAAAAAATCCACACCACGAACCTTCGAATATTCCATTTGTCATCCTAGGAACTGGGATGCTTTGGTTTGGCTGGTTTGGTTTTAATGCTGGTTCTGCTTTGGCTGCGAATGCGACCGCTGCGATGGCTTTTGGAACCACAACGATTGCGTCAGGAACGGCAATGTTATCCTGGATATTTTTCGATAGAGTCAATGGAAGAAAGGTTTCTGCTTTAGGTGCTTGTATTGGTGCTGTTGTAGGTTTGGTAGCTATTACGCCTGCCGCAGGTTTTGTGACGATTCCGCACGCGATTTTTATAGGTTTTGTTTCAGCGATTGTTTCAAATCTGATGTGCCACTGGAAACGTCTGAAAAAAGTAGACGATACTTTGGATGTATTTGCGTGTCACGGCGTTGGCGGAATTATGGGAATGATTCTAACAGCGATTCTGGCGCAAGGCGAGAACGCAAGTCTTCTCCACGGCGGCTTCGAAGTCTTTGCACATCATATGATGGCCTTGGTTTTGGTTTCCGCATTCACATTCTTAGGCTCATTGATTTTATATAAATTGACAGATATGATCATTCCATTGAGAGTTGCTGAGGACTCAGAGAATATTGGATTGGATTTATCTCAGCACGATGAAAGTTTTGCATAATAATGCAGCGATGCATATTTGATTTTGATATGAAGAAAGCCTCACTAATAATGTTAGTGAGGTTTTTGTTTTATTTAGAGTAAATGTTTTTAAATTTGTTATTATTAATAAAAACTAATGAAAACCAGAATTTTAGTATTAAGTTTTATCATCCTTTTCTTTAACTGCAAATCGCAAGATTGTCCACAAGGTATCAATGTTTTACCAATGTATGGAAATGCGAAAAAATGTAAGGAACAACTCGAAAGTGACAAGGAATTTCTTGCAGAGATGGACAAAAAATTTGATAACAGAAAAGATGCTGCAAAGAGTCTGATAAAATCTGGATGGGATTATTTTTACAAAAATGATTATAATACTTCGATGAAACGCTTCAATCAAGCTTGGTTGATAAATAAGGAGATTTACGAGATTTATTGGGGTTTTGGTAATTTGGTGGCCGTTCAGGGAAATCCTGAGAATGCTCTAAAATACTTTGATTTGGCAAAAAAATACAATCCACAAAATTCAGATTTTTACAGTTCGACTGCGATCGCATATGCTCAAATTTATTTAAAAAACAACAATAGTGAATTACTAAGAAAGGCCATAAAAGATTTGGAAACAGGATTGAAAATTGATCCAAAAAATGCAAAGCTTTACTCACTATTATCAACGTCTTACTTTTATTTGAACGATATGAAGAACGCGAAAGCTTATTTTAAGAAAGCAGACGAAATTGATAGTTCAGTAATTAATCAAGAATATAGAAAAATAATCAATTCCAAATAATAATTGGCATCTATTAAATATAAAGTATTTCTAATAATTCCCAAACTTTCTCCCCAAAAGACACCCAAAATCCGCCGAAAAATCTCTAAATTCGTGTCTTAAATTTTTTATGAGATGACGAAATTCGGAGTGGATGCGGCCAGTTTTTATGTGCCTTCTTTATATTTAGAAATCAAAGACCTTGCAGAGAAAAGAGGAATTGAACCCGCGAAATTGGAGAAAGGTCTGGGGCTTCACAAAATGGCTTTGCCAGATGTTCACGAAGATGCAGCGACGTTTGCGGCAGAAGCTTTACTCAGATTAATTCAAAATTACAATCTCAATACTAAAGAAATCTCCAGAGTTTACCTCGGAACGGAAAGCGCTTTGGATGCCGCAAAACCAACTGCTACCTATGCGGTTCAAATGGTGGAAGAATTTTTAACCGAAGAATTTGGTGAAAGGGTTTTCAAGCACTGTGACGTTGTTGATATGACGTTCGCTTGCATTGGAGCGGTGGATGCTTTACATAACGCTTTGGATTTCGTAAGAGCAAATCCAACAAAGAAAGCTGTCGTCATAGCCAGCGATTACGCAAAATATGAATTGGCCTCATCAGGAGAATATACGCAAGGCGGTGGCGCAGTTGCCTTATTGGTTTCAGCCAATCCGAAATTAATAGAGATTGATAACAATTGGGGAGTTGCCACAGAAAGTGTTTTCGATTTCTTCAAACCGAGACGTCATTTTTCTAAAGCCGATTTCCCATCTGCTCCGGAAAATTTCCCTGACAAAATTGAAGTGTTCACAGACGAACCAGTTTTCGATGGTCAATATTCGAATGTTTGTTATCAGGACAGAATCCGTGAAGCTTATGAGCATTACAAAGAGCAGACTTTCACCGTAAGACCTTATGAGAATTGGCGCTATTTGATTTTCCATTTGCCCTATGCTTTCCACGGAAAAAGAGTTTTCACCGAAATTTATAGTTTAGAAAATCACCTTGATTATTCTGATGCAGAGAAACAAAAAGCCATAGCAAAATCCGAAGATTATATCAATTTCATTAATGAAAAAATAGAGAAATCTCAACGCGCGTCTTCTGAGATTGGAAATATGTACACGGCTTCAATCTTTATGGCGTTGCTGTCAGCGTTGCAAACTTCGCTTAATGAAAATGAGGATTTGGCAGAAAAAGAAATTGGATTCTTAGCTTACGGAAGTGGCTCCAAATCGAAAGTCTTCGTCGGCAAAGTTTCCCCAGAATGGAAATCGGTCGTTGAAAAATGGAATCTTTTTGAAGAATTGAAAAACAGATTACCAATCGATTTCGACACTTATGAAAAACTACATCGCAAACAACTAGATTTTTCGGTTAACCAAAATTACAAAGGTTTTGGATTGACGAGAATTGAAAAAGAAAGTCCAGTTCTGAATGGTGCGAGATATTACAGTTATCAGAAATAAAAATTAGTTAACCAAATAGACAGATAGATTTTTATTTTTCAAAAAGTAAAAATAGATATCCCAGCTATTTCTACTTTATTATCTAAATTTTTAATTTTAAAATAATCTATGTGCCTATGTGGTTCAAAACAAAACGTATAAAATCGAAAACGAGCAGAAATTTCTGCTCGTTCTCTTTTGAAAATCTATAACTAACTACTAACTTAATTCAAATTATTTTTTTGTTCTGAAATATTTTCGGCGTCACACCTTCAACTTGTTTGAAAACCCGAATGAAATAATTCGTATCCGAAAATCCAGTACTGAAAGCCGTTTCACTCACCGAATTCTGTTGGCTCAATAACTCCTTCGCTTTTTTGATTCTCTCTTGGATGATAAACTCATTCGGAGAAAGTCCCAATTCCTGTTTGAACATCTTGAAGAAATTCGATTTGCTGACGTAAGCCATCTTCGCAATCGCATCAATCGATAATTTCTGATGAAGATTCTTCTTGATGAAATCTGCGACAAAACCAATTCTCGATTGATTTTTCAACGTATTCTTCTCAACCAAGTTTCTCGCTTGCGTCTGCATCAGTCGGATTAATAATTCCTTCAAAGCAAAATCTGCAATCACATCTTTATGAGAATTATCGTCCATTGCAATCCTCATAATATTGTTCGTTGCTGAAGCAAGTGCTTTGTTATTAAGCAAATAAAATTCGTCAAGAGAAATATTCCAATGCGAAGAATCATCGATTTTTGTGGATGTGAAATTTAAATTTTCCAGAGATTCTTTCACAAATTCAGGACTCAAAGTCAAAGAAACACATTGTGCTGGCTGAATATCAGCTTCCGGGAAATCAATCACCATCGTTTCGCCAGGCGCAACCAAAACACTTTCTCCAGGAAGATATTCGAAGTAATTGCTTTTGTCTTCAAGCTTCATCCATTTCTTTCCTCGCAACATTCCAGTGAACGCCAGATGCTCAAAATGCAGTTTCACATCGTAAGCCGTCTTGTGCGTTTCATAGACACTGAGTTCACAATTATTTAAACTGAACTTGGTTTGATTTTCTACCAACGTATTCAATTTTTTTTCGTGCGTCAGGCTTGGTTTGTTAAGTTGAAAATGATTTGGATTCATAATTTCAAGATTTGTAACATCCTGTTTTTCAAATATAAGATTTATTTATGACTTCGGCTCTTAAATTTTGTTAAGGACTTATAAACTATTATAAATGTAGGATTTTACTGTTTATTTGGAGGATTGTGCTATAATTCTTGTTGTATTAGTAATTAATTTAGCATTAATCAAATATTAATTCAGTATTAATAAAACCAAATATTATTATGAGTACAACAGCAGAACAAACACAAAATTCAACCACTTTGGCTTGGCCAGAATTCAAATCAAAATATGATAATTACATCGGCGGAAAATTTGTGCCGTCAGCAGGCGGACAATATTTCGATGTGATTTCTCCAATCAACGGACAGGTTTTCACACAAGCCGTTCGTTCCAACAAGGAGGATTTAGAGAATGCCGTCAATGCTGCGTCAGAGGCTTTCAAAACTTGGAAACTTACCTCTGCAACAGAGCGAAGCATCATTCTAAATAAAATCGCTGACAGAATAGAGGAGAATTTGGAATATATTGCAACAGTTGAAACGATTGACAATGGTAAAGCCGTAAGAGAAACTCTGGCTGCCGATATTCCTTTGGCGATTGACCATTTCAGATATTTCGCTTCCGTAATCAGAGCAGAAGAAGGTTCACACAACGAGTTAGACAAAGACACCGTTTCGTTGATTGTTCACGAGCCACTCGGTGTGATTGCACAAATTATTCCTTGGAATTTCCCAATCTTAATGGCAGTTTGGAAGCTCGCTCCAGCTTTGGCCGCAGGAAATTGCGTGGTGTTGAAACCAGCAGAAAGCACGCCAGTTTCTATTATGGTTTTGATGGAGTTGATTGGCGACCTACTTCCTGCAGGAGTGGTAAATATCGTCAATGGTTTTGGAGCAGAACTAGGAAGAGCGTTGGTTACGAATCCAAAAGTCAACAAGGCGGCCTTCACAGGTTCTACGGTGACTGGACGAATGGTGATGCAATATGCAACAGAAAATATCATTCCGGTGACTTTAGAGTTAGGAGGAAAATCACCTAACATTTTCTTCAATTCCGTGATGGATGCGGATGATGAGTTTCTTGATAAAGCTGTCGAAGGTGCTGTAATGTTTGCGCTGAATCAAGGTGAGATTTGTACTTGTCCATCAAGATTGTTGGTACAGGAAGATATTGCAGACGCATTCATCGCAAAAGTGATTGAAAGAACTGAGGCTATCAAAATTGGAAATCCATTGGATAAAACGGTGATGATGGGAGCGCAGGCTTCGAAAATCCAGAAAGATAAAATTATGGGTTACCTGAAACTCGGTAAAGAAGAAGGTGCGGAAGTTCTGACAGGAGGTGAAGTAAATGAAATTGAAGGTCTGGAAGAAGGTTATTACATCAAGCCTACCATCTTCAAAGGAAACAACAGAATGAGAATTTTCCAAGAGGAGATTTTCGGACCAGTTGTGGCTTTTACGACTTTCAAAGATGAGGCAGAAGCTCTGGAAATTGCTAATGATACGATTTATGGTTTAGGAGCGGGCGTATGGACGCGTGATGCACACCAATTGTACAACATTCCAAGACACGTGGAAGCGGGTAGAGTTTGGGTGAATCAATACCACGCTTATCCTGCTGGTGCGCCTTTCGGAGGTTACAAACAGTCGGGAATTGGTAGAGAAAATCACAAAATGATGCTTGACCATTACCGTCAAACCAAAAATATGTTGATTTCTTACGATAAGAAAAAATTAGGGTTCTTCTAATCTTAATGTTTTATAATTAAGTTTAAGACTTATCAATACTCTGAACCCGACAGATTTTTTTGTCGGGTTTTTGTTTAACTTTAAAATAATAATGCGCACAAATATTACTTGCCGATTTTAAAGTCAAAATGTTCAAATTAATTAGGAATATTTCACAAAGCTCCAGAAGAGCTAACTATTGGTAGCAAAAGATAACAAGCAAAGTAGCAAAGCTCCGGAGGAGCGACCTGTTGGTAGAAAAAAGGAAGCAACCAAAATAGCAAAGCTCCGGAGGAGCGACCTATCAACCGGCATTATTATTTATTAATTTCAAAAATAAAAAGAAATGGAAACTAAAGATAAAATCTCAAGACTATCCGTCACCGACGAGGCGATGGAAGTCATTTGGGAACTCGAGAAAAAACACGGCGAACTGATGTTCTACCAAGCTGGTGGCTGTTGCGAGGGCACGCAACCCCAATGTTTCGAAAAGGGCGGATATTTCCCAAGGATGAATGACGCGATGATTGGAACCATTAATGGTTTCGAGTTTTGGATAGACCGCGACCTTTTTGAATATTGGAAATATTCGCATTTCACATTGGACGTTTTGGAAGGTTGGGGACCAGGCGGATTTTCTTTGGAAACGCCTTTGGGAAAGACATTCAAGGTTCATTACAGACTTTTCACGGCAGAAGAATTGGAAAACCTGGAACCGATAAAGCGAAGTGAATAGATTATAGAATCGTGACATATCCCCGATAGGAACGGCATCCTTTTTTGCTTTTTGTACCAACTTTCTTTCGAAGAGCAAACTTTCTGAAAGCAAAAAAGATATAGTGGATAGCGGGAAATAGCTCCTAATTAATATTTTAGCTAGTTTCTACTTTTACGAATTTTGAGACAATCATCGAAGCCAAAATGTTTCCGACGGAATTGAGGACGGTTGCCAACGGGTCTACCAAAGTTCCGATGATAATGACTGCTGGAACGACGTCGGGTGGGATTTTGTAAACCGAAATCATCAGCATTTCGCCAATGTAGCCACCATTTGGGATTCCGCCAGCGACTGCGCTGACGAAAACGGTGATACCAAGAGCCATTATGAGATTCATCGGTTCGAAGAAATTCCAGCCCAAGAGTTGGAATGCGACGTAGATTTTGATGATGGAGGAGATGGACGAGCCGTTTTTGTGAATCGTCGTTCCAATCGGAATCACAACGTTGGCGATGGATGCGGGAAGGCCCATTCTTTTGGCAGACTCGATGGCGACGGGCATTGTCGCCAAACTGCTACACGTGCTGATGGCAGTTGCTGATGGCAAAAGGCTTTCTTTCCAAAATGCTTTCACGCCGTTTCCACCTTTCCAAACGAAGGCGTAAAGACTGAAAAACACGATGAAATAAATGGTTCCGGCAATGTAATAAAGTCCTAAAGGTTTCGCGTAAAATCCAAAAAGCTGAGGGCCAATCGTGCCAACTTGGTACGCAAAATAAGCGCCTAATCCGACGGGTGCGACTTTCATTATTAACAACAAAAGCTGTTTCATCACTTCGTTTCCGGAGAGGATGAAGTTTTGGAATGCCTTTCCCATTTCGCCAGATTTTCTGATGGAAATCCCCACCAAAAAAGAAAAGACCAAAAGTGCGAGCATATTTTGTCTCGAGAATAAATGATAGAACTCGCTGACGGTGAAAAATCCTACGATTTGGTCATTGATACTGGTATTATTTTGAATGTTTTCTGATATGGTTTCGCTAATGTTTTTTGGCGCTTCAGTTGGGAAGAAATAAACTAATATGATGCAAAAAGTGGCGGAAATCAAGATGAAACTGAGGAAAGTCAAAACCATTGTGCCGATGATTTTTCCCAATTGATTTTGTTGCTCGATGCTTGAAATGGCGGAAACAATCGCGAAAAAAACGAGTGGAATGACGGTTACGAAAAGTAAATTCAGGAAAATATCGCCAATCGGTTTTAGGTAAACGACAAAATCCGGTGCGAAAATTCCCACGAGACTTCCAATGAAAATCCCGATGAGAAGCAGGATGATGTTGCTGTAGTTTTTCCAGAAAGATGATTTCATTCCTCAATTTTAATCAAAGATAAATATTCTTGATGCAAAATAAATTATAAAAATAACATTCACTTTGTCATTCCGCAGGAATCTAGATAGTTGAGATTCCTGCGGAATGACAAAGCTGTTTTTTTATTCTTCAATAAATTGATTTGAGACGGAAAAATTCCCGAAATTTGTTCTTATGAAAACAGCTGTTCTGATTACCATCGGAGACGAGATTCTCTCTGGAAATACCGTTGATACCAATTCCAATTTCATTGCCACACAACTCAAAGAAATTGGTGTGAAAGTGACTTCCATCTTCACAATTCCAGATGATGAAAGTGCGATTGTTTCTACACTTGCAAAAGCATTTGAGATGGCAGATGTGGTTTTCACGACTGGCGGATTGGGTCCTACGAAAGATGATATTACCAAGAAAGCGTACGCTGAATTCTTTGAAGACGAGTTGGTTTTTTCTGATAAAGTCTACGAACATTTGCGTGCTTATCTCGAAAAGCGAAACCGACTTTGGATTTTGGAACACAATAAGGAGCAATCAATTGTCTTATCAAAAGCTGAGGTTTTTCTGAACTATTTCGGGACTGCACCTTGTATGGTTATGGAAAAAAATGGAACGTTTTGTTTCAGTTTGCCGGGCGTCCCTTACGAGGTGAAACCTGTGGTGAAAGACCAAATAATTCCATTTTTGAAAGAAAAATTATCATTAGAACATATCGTGACGAGAATCGTTTCCGTAGTAGATGTTCCAGAAAGTATTTTGTCAGAAAATATTGAAAGTTGGGAATTGGCTTTGCCGAAACATATTGCGTTGTCTTATTTGCCAATCGGAACACGAGTGAAATTAAGATTGACCGCTTCCGGAAGTTCTCAGGAATTATTAAATCAGGAACTTGAAACTGAAATCCAGAAATTAGTACCAATCATCGGTGAAAATATCATCGCTACACACGAAGATAAAATCGAGAAAATCCTAGGCGAATTGCTGAATGACAGAAAGTTGACCATCTCGGTTTCGGAAAGTTGCACAGGCGGAGAATTGTCAAGATTAATCACATCAATCACAGGAAGTTCGAAATATTTTATTGGTGGAATTGTGAGTTACGCGACAGAGAAAAAAGTTGATATTCTGAATGTCAATCCAAAAACAGTCGAGGAATTCACCGTCGTGAGTGAGCAGGTTGCTTCCGAAATGACGAAGGGTTGTCAGGAATTATTCAAAACGGATATTGCTGTTTCTACAACAGGCGTTGCTGGTCCTGGAAAAGGCGAGGATGGGAAAGATGTGGGAACAGTTTATTATACAATTAGAATTGGCGATGAAGAAGTAACCTCAAAATTATTTTTGCCACATCTGGAAAGGATTGATTTTATGAATTTCGTTTCTCAGAAAGTGGTGCAGGATATTGTTTCATTGCTCATCAAAAAATAAAAAAAGACAGCTGTAATGGCTGTCTTTCTTTCTAACTTCTAATATCTAAAGTCTAACTTCTTTCTATCTATTTCAAAATTTCTTTAAGGAAAGTCAAAGTGTGATTCCACGCGCGTTTCGCCATTACTTCGTTGTAATCTAAAGATTCCGGACTTGTGAAAGTATGTTTGGAATTGGCATAAGTGATGATTTGAAAATCCGTTTTTCCGGCTTTCAATTCCGCAATCAGATTGGTCATATCTTCGGGTTTTACGCTTTCGTCGTCGGCTGGATGTTCTACGAGAACTTTAGTTTTAATGGGAACATTCAGTCTATCATTTCCTTTCGCCAATCCGCCGTGAATAGAGATGACGCCAGCAACAGGCATTTGCGCTCTCGCCGTTTCCAATGCGCCCGTTCCACCGAAACAATAACCGATAACCGCAATTTTATCTGGGTTTGCACCTTGTTTTTTCAATTCTTCCAAAGCCAGAGCAATTCTTTTTTGATACGCTTTGTAATCTTGCTTGTAAGTTCCCGCAATCTTTGAAGCCGAAGCATTGTCGGTCGGGATATTTCCTTCGCCATAAATATCAGCGATGAAAGCGATGTAACCTTGCTTTTCCAATTCTATGGCAGAATTTTTAGCTTCATCGTCAATGCCTTTCCAAGCTGGCAGAATCAAAACGCCGGGAAGTTTTTTTCCTGCGTTGGAAGTGACTAAACCATTCAATTTTTGAGTGTCGTCTTGATAAGCGACGGATTTTAATTTTTGTGCTAATGTGAGTTGCATTCCGAGGAACACAGCGAATAATGTGAGTGAGAGTTTCATATTTAAGATTTTGTTTGATTAATTTTCTTCCGTTTGACGACGTTCATTAGATTCATTAAAAGTACAACTAAACTGAATACCACGAGCTGAATTCCAACATAATGCCAAGCACCAAGTTCCCAACATTTGAGCCCAATGAAAGTTCCCAAAGCGCCACCAACAAAGTAGGAAGTCATATAAATCGTGTTGATTCGGCTGTTCGCTTTTTCATCTAAACGATAAATCAATGCAACATTCGTGACT belongs to Chryseobacterium sp. KACC 21268 and includes:
- a CDS encoding CinA family nicotinamide mononucleotide deamidase-related protein, yielding MKTAVLITIGDEILSGNTVDTNSNFIATQLKEIGVKVTSIFTIPDDESAIVSTLAKAFEMADVVFTTGGLGPTKDDITKKAYAEFFEDELVFSDKVYEHLRAYLEKRNRLWILEHNKEQSIVLSKAEVFLNYFGTAPCMVMEKNGTFCFSLPGVPYEVKPVVKDQIIPFLKEKLSLEHIVTRIVSVVDVPESILSENIESWELALPKHIALSYLPIGTRVKLRLTASGSSQELLNQELETEIQKLVPIIGENIIATHEDKIEKILGELLNDRKLTISVSESCTGGELSRLITSITGSSKYFIGGIVSYATEKKVDILNVNPKTVEEFTVVSEQVASEMTKGCQELFKTDIAVSTTGVAGPGKGEDGKDVGTVYYTIRIGDEEVTSKLFLPHLERIDFMNFVSQKVVQDIVSLLIKK
- a CDS encoding dienelactone hydrolase family protein, coding for MKLSLTLFAVFLGMQLTLAQKLKSVAYQDDTQKLNGLVTSNAGKKLPGVLILPAWKGIDDEAKNSAIELEKQGYIAFIADIYGEGNIPTDNASASKIAGTYKQDYKAYQKRIALALEELKKQGANPDKIAVIGYCFGGTGALETARAQMPVAGVISIHGGLAKGNDRLNVPIKTKVLVEHPADDESVKPEDMTNLIAELKAGKTDFQIITYANSKHTFTSPESLDYNEVMAKRAWNHTLTFLKEILK
- a CDS encoding dicarboxylate/amino acid:cation symporter, producing MKSSFWKNYSNIILLLIGIFIGSLVGIFAPDFVVYLKPIGDIFLNLLFVTVIPLVFFAIVSAISSIEQQNQLGKIIGTMVLTFLSFILISATFCIILVYFFPTEAPKNISETISENIQNNTSINDQIVGFFTVSEFYHLFSRQNMLALLVFSFLVGISIRKSGEMGKAFQNFILSGNEVMKQLLLLIMKVAPVGLGAYFAYQVGTIGPQLFGFYAKPLGLYYIAGTIYFIVFFSLYAFVWKGGNGVKAFWKESLLPSATAISTCSSLATMPVAIESAKRMGLPASIANVVIPIGTTIHKNGSSISSIIKIYVAFQLLGWNFFEPMNLIMALGITVFVSAVAGGIPNGGYIGEMLMISVYKIPPDVVPAVIIIGTLVDPLATVLNSVGNILASMIVSKFVKVETS
- a CDS encoding aldehyde dehydrogenase — its product is MSTTAEQTQNSTTLAWPEFKSKYDNYIGGKFVPSAGGQYFDVISPINGQVFTQAVRSNKEDLENAVNAASEAFKTWKLTSATERSIILNKIADRIEENLEYIATVETIDNGKAVRETLAADIPLAIDHFRYFASVIRAEEGSHNELDKDTVSLIVHEPLGVIAQIIPWNFPILMAVWKLAPALAAGNCVVLKPAESTPVSIMVLMELIGDLLPAGVVNIVNGFGAELGRALVTNPKVNKAAFTGSTVTGRMVMQYATENIIPVTLELGGKSPNIFFNSVMDADDEFLDKAVEGAVMFALNQGEICTCPSRLLVQEDIADAFIAKVIERTEAIKIGNPLDKTVMMGAQASKIQKDKIMGYLKLGKEEGAEVLTGGEVNEIEGLEEGYYIKPTIFKGNNRMRIFQEEIFGPVVAFTTFKDEAEALEIANDTIYGLGAGVWTRDAHQLYNIPRHVEAGRVWVNQYHAYPAGAPFGGYKQSGIGRENHKMMLDHYRQTKNMLISYDKKKLGFF
- a CDS encoding DUF779 domain-containing protein — protein: METKDKISRLSVTDEAMEVIWELEKKHGELMFYQAGGCCEGTQPQCFEKGGYFPRMNDAMIGTINGFEFWIDRDLFEYWKYSHFTLDVLEGWGPGGFSLETPLGKTFKVHYRLFTAEELENLEPIKRSE
- a CDS encoding ammonium transporter: MKIEKRWIISFVVISIIAIAALFWPEQTSLPLPGTFLGEDSIVGADVAWILASSGLVLLMTPGLSFFYGGMVGKKNMISTMLQSFIALGVISILWVVVGFSLSFGESIGITIDGEHYGLIGNPTTYLFFNNVGVLPHSKMASTVPFILFALFQMKFAVITPALITGSFAERVRFISYLLFMVLFSLIIYTPLCHMVWHPDGLLNKYFGVKDFAGGTVVHMSAGFAALAGAMMIGKRKNPHHEPSNIPFVILGTGMLWFGWFGFNAGSALAANATAAMAFGTTTIASGTAMLSWIFFDRVNGRKVSALGACIGAVVGLVAITPAAGFVTIPHAIFIGFVSAIVSNLMCHWKRLKKVDDTLDVFACHGVGGIMGMILTAILAQGENASLLHGGFEVFAHHMMALVLVSAFTFLGSLILYKLTDMIIPLRVAEDSENIGLDLSQHDESFA
- a CDS encoding hydroxymethylglutaryl-CoA synthase gives rise to the protein MTKFGVDAASFYVPSLYLEIKDLAEKRGIEPAKLEKGLGLHKMALPDVHEDAATFAAEALLRLIQNYNLNTKEISRVYLGTESALDAAKPTATYAVQMVEEFLTEEFGERVFKHCDVVDMTFACIGAVDALHNALDFVRANPTKKAVVIASDYAKYELASSGEYTQGGGAVALLVSANPKLIEIDNNWGVATESVFDFFKPRRHFSKADFPSAPENFPDKIEVFTDEPVFDGQYSNVCYQDRIREAYEHYKEQTFTVRPYENWRYLIFHLPYAFHGKRVFTEIYSLENHLDYSDAEKQKAIAKSEDYINFINEKIEKSQRASSEIGNMYTASIFMALLSALQTSLNENEDLAEKEIGFLAYGSGSKSKVFVGKVSPEWKSVVEKWNLFEELKNRLPIDFDTYEKLHRKQLDFSVNQNYKGFGLTRIEKESPVLNGARYYSYQK
- a CDS encoding AraC family transcriptional regulator, which codes for MNPNHFQLNKPSLTHEKKLNTLVENQTKFSLNNCELSVYETHKTAYDVKLHFEHLAFTGMLRGKKWMKLEDKSNYFEYLPGESVLVAPGETMVIDFPEADIQPAQCVSLTLSPEFVKESLENLNFTSTKIDDSSHWNISLDEFYLLNNKALASATNNIMRIAMDDNSHKDVIADFALKELLIRLMQTQARNLVEKNTLKNQSRIGFVADFIKKNLHQKLSIDAIAKMAYVSKSNFFKMFKQELGLSPNEFIIQERIKKAKELLSQQNSVSETAFSTGFSDTNYFIRVFKQVEGVTPKIFQNKKII